In the Carboxydothermus hydrogenoformans Z-2901 genome, one interval contains:
- a CDS encoding protein kinase domain-containing protein gives MGITIKEVSRISGVFGQQGEEKVAEVLKEHLPDGYKIINSYRLNYQGDSWDIDHIVIGPNGIFVIETKNMRGRVFGGAMGNWWQEKWAGGQKEKIKIGNPAAQVNHYAKLVKEFLRLYFPEEETRILVYPVVVFAHEEADFSKLRFTRPGRIGKTKILSLYELPAFILSREEVSYDSDFIDKAINFLIPEDEREKTGMFKTGLYYQNLQEQFSRRYRLEDLIGEGNFSKVYWAYDNKLDREVAVKEINLTDLPGDIKDKIYNEAQLMAKINHENIVKLYDTFYFDDKIYLIIELVQGKTLVEYLEEKGGMLSVKKAVNIMIQIAKALSYIHQHNIIHRDLKPENILISTDDIVKITDFGIAQLNEEEKEEGFILGTPVVMAPEQILKTGIDQRTDIFALGCIFYYLLTGHYPFSGTNFSELSYNILHFDPEPIRTYNSHCSLEIEKIILKCLEKNPENRYQKVSELLQDLIKYQEQKNLGLFFNKKTFLKIALVVLGIAFLYLFTLGTSMQNQGSAPISLNEILNKEQITLTNDNFNQVFANNYLAGAKVKITGRILDIIGAQNGRTLCYFLLEPASLKDNKLTIALNLDPFSIFNGTKYYQLEGFLAYSPLVENGAAKPVVIVERYKPLEPWHLFDPPIKTVEVKQTLKRKDKEIIFEKIEFGKNETRLFITLRNLSNHPVNFNLLEPRASQKDRFYVEALYQNRDYPKLKDQLGPKEIVRGIIVLEKMDYQIKEAVFFLGLTMAGEEPYIFHVRWGDENTGN, from the coding sequence ATGGGAATAACCATCAAGGAAGTTTCCAGGATATCGGGAGTATTTGGCCAACAAGGAGAAGAAAAAGTAGCCGAAGTACTAAAAGAGCACCTGCCTGATGGTTATAAAATTATAAATTCTTACCGTTTAAATTATCAAGGTGACAGCTGGGATATTGACCATATTGTCATTGGCCCCAATGGTATTTTTGTTATTGAAACCAAAAACATGCGGGGCCGGGTTTTTGGTGGCGCCATGGGCAACTGGTGGCAGGAAAAGTGGGCAGGAGGGCAAAAAGAAAAAATTAAGATTGGCAATCCTGCCGCTCAGGTAAACCATTATGCCAAACTTGTCAAAGAGTTTTTACGGCTTTATTTCCCTGAGGAAGAAACCAGAATCTTGGTTTACCCTGTAGTTGTCTTTGCTCACGAAGAAGCTGACTTTTCTAAGCTTCGTTTTACCCGTCCTGGCAGAATTGGTAAAACCAAAATCCTTAGTTTATATGAACTTCCGGCATTTATTTTAAGCAGGGAAGAGGTTTCTTACGATTCAGATTTTATTGATAAAGCGATAAATTTCTTAATTCCCGAAGATGAACGGGAAAAAACCGGTATGTTTAAAACCGGTCTTTATTACCAAAACCTTCAAGAACAGTTTTCCCGGCGCTATCGGTTAGAAGATCTGATCGGCGAGGGAAATTTCAGCAAGGTTTACTGGGCATACGATAATAAGCTGGATCGGGAAGTAGCGGTTAAAGAAATTAATTTAACAGATCTACCGGGGGATATCAAAGATAAAATCTATAATGAAGCCCAGTTAATGGCAAAAATTAATCATGAAAATATCGTGAAACTTTATGATACCTTTTATTTTGATGACAAAATATATCTGATAATTGAATTGGTGCAGGGGAAAACCTTAGTTGAATATCTTGAAGAAAAGGGCGGAATGCTTTCCGTTAAGAAAGCTGTAAATATAATGATTCAAATTGCCAAAGCCCTTTCTTATATTCACCAGCACAACATTATTCACCGGGATTTAAAACCGGAAAATATCTTAATTTCTACCGACGATATTGTAAAAATAACAGATTTTGGTATAGCTCAACTAAACGAAGAAGAAAAAGAAGAAGGCTTTATCTTGGGTACTCCGGTAGTTATGGCTCCGGAACAAATATTAAAAACGGGTATTGACCAGCGAACAGATATTTTTGCTTTGGGATGTATTTTTTACTATTTATTAACCGGTCATTATCCGTTTTCTGGAACAAATTTTTCCGAATTAAGTTATAACATACTCCATTTTGATCCTGAACCTATTCGGACTTACAATAGTCATTGTAGTTTAGAAATTGAAAAAATTATTTTAAAATGCTTAGAAAAAAATCCCGAAAACCGTTATCAAAAGGTTAGTGAACTACTTCAGGACTTGATTAAATATCAAGAGCAAAAAAACCTTGGTTTATTTTTTAATAAGAAAACTTTTCTAAAAATAGCTTTGGTAGTTTTAGGCATTGCTTTTTTGTATCTTTTTACCTTAGGTACAAGCATGCAAAATCAAGGTAGTGCTCCTATATCCTTAAACGAAATTTTAAATAAAGAGCAAATTACCCTTACCAATGATAATTTCAATCAAGTTTTTGCCAATAATTACCTGGCAGGAGCTAAAGTTAAAATAACAGGAAGGATTCTTGATATAATTGGCGCCCAAAACGGTCGCACCTTGTGTTATTTTTTATTAGAACCGGCTTCGTTAAAGGATAATAAACTAACAATAGCCTTAAATCTTGATCCCTTTTCCATTTTTAATGGTACTAAATATTACCAATTAGAAGGCTTTTTAGCTTATTCTCCTTTAGTCGAAAACGGTGCTGCCAAACCGGTGGTTATTGTCGAAAGATATAAACCTCTTGAGCCCTGGCATCTTTTTGACCCTCCAATTAAAACGGTAGAAGTTAAGCAAACCTTAAAACGAAAAGATAAAGAAATTATCTTTGAAAAAATTGAATTTGGTAAAAACGAAACCAGACTCTTTATTACATTAAGAAATCTTTCCAACCATCCGGTGAATTTTAATTTATTAGAACCCAGAGCCAGTCAAAAAGATCGCTTTTACGTAGAAGCGTTGTATCAAAACCGGGATTATCCAAAACTAAAAGACCAATTAGGACCTAAAGAAATTGTCAGGGGAATTATCGTGCTGGAAAAAATGGATTACCAGATTAAAGAGGCAGTATTTTTTCTCGGCCTGACTATGGCTGGAGAAGAACCATATATTTTTCATGTGAGGTGGGGAGATGAAAATACTGGGAATTAG
- a CDS encoding flavodoxin family protein, with protein sequence MKILGISFSARDKGNTDILVITALRGAASAGASTEFLKAKDLNIEYCRGCLSCIYKGKCPIDDDLYKFIETVKSANGIVAGAPTYLFGPTGKVKTMIDRSLTISPFLEEMDPEKRLGITISVAGNPLWNPMGSEILNQFLLSYGFGLYDFLAGYAPGPGEVLLNDELLENAYRLGKELVLALRKEIEPPKAKENQCPYCKSRLIKFEDSKIYCALCLAPAELHDGKLVFAENYEPFWTRNHRINHINDWIIPSRDRFLTKIKDIKEKAKHFNL encoded by the coding sequence ATGAAAATACTGGGAATTAGTTTTTCCGCCAGGGATAAGGGTAATACCGACATCCTGGTCATTACGGCGCTTCGGGGGGCAGCGTCGGCAGGTGCATCTACCGAATTTCTTAAAGCCAAAGATTTAAACATCGAGTACTGCCGGGGATGTTTAAGTTGCATTTACAAAGGAAAATGTCCGATAGACGATGACCTTTATAAGTTTATTGAAACCGTCAAAAGCGCTAATGGCATAGTAGCTGGAGCTCCAACCTATCTTTTTGGTCCTACCGGAAAAGTAAAAACAATGATTGACCGCTCCCTGACCATTTCTCCTTTTTTAGAAGAAATGGACCCTGAAAAAAGGCTGGGAATAACCATCAGCGTTGCCGGCAATCCTTTATGGAATCCTATGGGCAGTGAAATCTTAAATCAATTTCTTTTAAGTTACGGTTTTGGTCTTTATGATTTTCTTGCCGGTTATGCTCCCGGACCGGGTGAAGTCTTATTAAATGATGAATTATTGGAAAACGCCTACCGGCTCGGTAAAGAGCTGGTTTTAGCCTTAAGAAAAGAAATAGAGCCCCCGAAAGCCAAGGAAAATCAGTGTCCTTACTGTAAAAGTCGGTTGATTAAATTTGAAGATTCGAAAATTTACTGTGCCCTTTGTCTGGCTCCGGCAGAACTTCATGACGGTAAGTTAGTTTTTGCTGAAAATTATGAACCCTTTTGGACCAGAAATCATCGCATAAATCATATTAACGATTGGATCATACCTTCAAGGGATCGTTTTTTAACCAAAATTAAAGATATAAAAGAAAAAGCAAAACACTTCAATCTTTAA
- a CDS encoding D-alanine--D-alanine ligase, with product MKIGVICGGLSSEREVSLRTGDAIFRALLKKGYNVVKIDMDRNIAETLKKENIDFAFIALHGKYGEDGAIQGLLEIMDIPYTGSGILASSLAIDKIMTKKILKAEGIPTPNYIAFSFDENPNFEAISSEILQTLKLPVVIKAPREGSTIGIEFVFSKQELPKAIKKVLEIDKQLLVEEFIEGVEVTASVLGNSNPVVLPLIEIVSKTRFYDYEAKYTPGLSEHIIPPRIAPELSQKAIEYARKTYKALGCRGFARVDFMIDVRKNEAYVLEVNTIPGMTATSLFPDAAKAQGISFEDLVEKILMLGLEGRQK from the coding sequence ATGAAAATTGGCGTTATTTGCGGCGGGCTTTCTTCCGAAAGAGAAGTTTCTCTACGTACCGGCGACGCGATTTTTAGAGCTTTATTAAAAAAGGGATACAACGTTGTAAAAATCGATATGGACAGAAATATTGCCGAAACATTAAAAAAGGAAAATATCGATTTTGCCTTTATTGCCCTTCACGGGAAGTACGGGGAAGACGGAGCCATCCAGGGGCTACTTGAAATTATGGATATCCCCTATACTGGCTCCGGAATACTTGCCAGTAGTTTAGCAATTGATAAAATAATGACAAAGAAAATTTTAAAAGCCGAGGGAATTCCGACACCAAACTATATTGCTTTTAGCTTTGATGAAAACCCCAATTTTGAAGCTATCAGTTCTGAAATACTGCAAACATTGAAACTTCCCGTGGTAATAAAAGCTCCCCGCGAAGGTTCAACTATTGGCATTGAGTTTGTTTTTAGCAAACAAGAGCTACCGAAAGCTATTAAAAAAGTTTTAGAAATAGATAAACAGCTTTTGGTTGAAGAATTTATTGAAGGGGTAGAAGTTACCGCTTCAGTATTGGGCAATTCTAATCCCGTTGTTTTACCCTTAATTGAGATCGTCAGCAAGACTCGTTTTTACGATTACGAAGCTAAATATACCCCAGGATTAAGTGAACATATCATACCTCCAAGAATAGCTCCGGAATTAAGTCAAAAAGCTATTGAATACGCCCGGAAAACGTATAAAGCTTTAGGTTGCCGCGGATTTGCGCGAGTGGATTTTATGATTGATGTAAGAAAAAATGAAGCCTATGTCTTGGAAGTAAATACTATTCCGGGAATGACCGCCACCAGTTTATTTCCCGACGCAGCAAAAGCTCAGGGAATAAGCTTTGAGGACCTGGTGGAAAAAATACTTATGCTCGGTTTAGAGGGGAGGCAAAAATAA
- a CDS encoding ABC-ATPase domain-containing protein — protein sequence MNKLFKIISEIDRLGYKAYSRLKGSYTFPQFSLSFLKIQGDPFAPPSIVRITLKEEQHKYPKQYLKKELEVPLGDFILERFSKGLSQLPKIHGSGNSGVIFVNTNGQQLLKRASFNLDGTAIELNFYFGLPANGRKINGQALIQMLEGLKDVVQNFLVFKPAYAESLKKQINLYQDQEFLRSFLQKNNYIAFIADGSILPRASGQSEKPLKNAVPFKSPESLRITVDLPNSGPISGLAIPKGVTVIIGGGFHGKSTLLKALEKGIYNHRLGDGREFVITDNTAVKVRAEDGRIINNVDISPFINNLPQGIDTKCFSTLNASGSTSQAANVMEAIEAGAKVLLFDEDVSATNFLLRDKLMEKLVVKEPITPFLKMCRNLYKDLDVSSILVVGSLSDYLKIADRVILMEEYIPHDVTARVHSITGFDSNTTDITLSVRSRKIKKWNKSFSKIKAKDQFTLYLNKDLYINLRYLEQLCDYGQANFLAKFIMYLSEKKITGELRDIVYNFWQEINSQGFKILGVEPNLALPRWQEMAFIINRIPDIFITY from the coding sequence ATGAATAAATTATTTAAAATAATCTCGGAAATTGACAGGCTCGGATATAAAGCTTACTCTCGCCTTAAAGGTAGTTACACTTTTCCGCAATTTTCGTTAAGTTTTCTTAAAATTCAAGGAGACCCCTTTGCACCTCCAAGTATTGTAAGAATAACTTTAAAAGAAGAACAGCACAAATACCCGAAACAGTATTTAAAAAAGGAACTCGAAGTTCCGTTGGGCGATTTTATTTTAGAACGCTTCTCTAAAGGATTATCCCAACTACCCAAAATCCACGGTTCTGGAAATAGCGGAGTAATTTTCGTTAATACCAACGGCCAGCAGCTTTTAAAACGAGCAAGTTTCAACCTTGATGGAACTGCTATCGAATTAAATTTTTATTTCGGTTTACCTGCTAACGGCAGAAAAATCAACGGACAGGCATTAATCCAAATGCTTGAAGGGCTTAAAGATGTTGTCCAGAACTTTCTAGTATTTAAACCAGCTTATGCAGAAAGTCTTAAAAAACAAATAAATTTGTATCAGGATCAGGAATTCCTCCGTTCTTTTCTCCAGAAAAACAATTACATTGCCTTTATTGCTGACGGGTCTATATTGCCCCGGGCTTCGGGACAATCGGAAAAACCATTAAAAAACGCTGTTCCCTTTAAATCTCCGGAAAGCTTACGCATTACCGTAGATTTACCTAATTCCGGACCAATTTCTGGCCTGGCTATTCCCAAAGGTGTTACGGTGATAATCGGTGGTGGTTTTCATGGCAAATCAACCCTTTTAAAGGCACTGGAAAAAGGTATATATAACCACCGCCTTGGCGATGGCAGGGAATTTGTCATTACCGATAATACTGCGGTAAAAGTTAGGGCAGAAGACGGCAGGATAATTAATAACGTAGATATTTCCCCCTTTATCAACAACCTTCCCCAGGGGATAGATACTAAATGTTTTTCAACCTTAAATGCCAGCGGAAGTACATCCCAAGCTGCCAATGTAATGGAAGCCATTGAAGCGGGAGCTAAAGTATTATTATTTGACGAGGATGTTAGCGCAACCAATTTTCTTTTAAGAGACAAGCTCATGGAAAAGTTAGTTGTTAAAGAACCCATCACGCCGTTTTTAAAAATGTGTAGAAATCTTTATAAGGATTTAGATGTTTCTTCAATTCTGGTAGTTGGCAGTCTTTCGGATTATCTTAAAATTGCCGATCGCGTAATTTTAATGGAAGAATATATACCACACGACGTAACTGCCAGGGTTCACTCCATTACCGGTTTTGACTCAAATACGACAGATATAACTCTCTCCGTTAGGTCGCGGAAAATCAAAAAATGGAATAAATCTTTTTCTAAAATTAAGGCTAAAGACCAGTTTACTCTTTATTTAAATAAAGATTTATACATAAACCTTCGCTATCTTGAACAGCTTTGTGATTACGGACAAGCTAACTTTTTAGCAAAATTTATTATGTATTTAAGCGAAAAGAAAATAACCGGAGAATTGAGAGATATAGTTTATAACTTTTGGCAGGAAATTAACTCCCAGGGTTTTAAAATACTTGGGGTAGAGCCAAATCTGGCCCTGCCGAGATGGCAAGAAATGGCTTTTATTATAAATAGAATCCCCGATATTTTTATTACATATTAA
- a CDS encoding 6-phosphofructokinase yields the protein MAVGILTGGGDCPGLNAVIRALVKTLQQKLPEEKIIGFLDGFRGAIENRSVPLTTKDVVGLLPKGGTILGTSNRDNPFKFPVSVNGTLEFHDVSDTVIENLHKNNIEVLFVIGGDGSLSIAHELSQKGVKVIGIPKTIDNDLDATDFTFGFDSAVRTATKALDMLHTTAESHHRIMVLEVMGRYAGWIALYSGLAGGADVILIPEIPFNWDAVCRKIQQRKAEGKHFSIVVVAEGAYPEGGERVIARYVKESTDPARLGGIGQVVADHLSRCTGLESRVTVLGHLQRGGGPTPFDRILATRFGVAAVNTWLQGNYNVMVAFLGGRVTTVPLSEGIKKLKLVPVDSELIVTAKAIGISFGDE from the coding sequence ATGGCTGTGGGTATTTTAACCGGTGGTGGTGATTGCCCGGGCTTAAATGCAGTAATTCGGGCTTTAGTGAAAACTCTTCAACAAAAGCTTCCCGAAGAGAAAATAATCGGCTTTTTAGATGGTTTTCGCGGGGCAATTGAAAACCGAAGTGTGCCTCTAACAACGAAAGACGTGGTAGGTTTACTCCCTAAAGGCGGAACGATTTTGGGCACTTCCAACCGGGATAATCCTTTTAAATTTCCCGTATCTGTTAACGGCACCTTAGAATTTCACGATGTTAGCGATACTGTAATCGAAAATTTACATAAAAACAATATTGAGGTGTTATTCGTCATTGGGGGTGATGGTTCTCTTTCTATTGCCCACGAACTCTCCCAAAAGGGTGTAAAGGTTATAGGAATCCCAAAAACTATAGATAATGACCTGGATGCTACCGATTTTACCTTTGGCTTTGACAGTGCGGTAAGGACCGCAACCAAAGCTCTTGATATGCTTCACACCACTGCTGAATCCCACCACCGGATCATGGTATTGGAGGTTATGGGACGGTATGCCGGCTGGATTGCCCTATATTCGGGACTGGCCGGAGGTGCAGATGTTATTTTAATTCCCGAAATTCCCTTTAACTGGGATGCCGTTTGCCGAAAAATTCAGCAAAGAAAAGCCGAAGGAAAGCATTTTTCCATAGTTGTAGTTGCTGAAGGAGCCTATCCCGAAGGTGGGGAAAGGGTAATTGCAAGATATGTTAAGGAAAGTACCGATCCGGCCCGTTTGGGGGGAATTGGCCAGGTAGTAGCTGACCATTTAAGCCGCTGTACGGGCTTGGAAAGCAGGGTAACGGTTTTAGGTCACCTGCAAAGGGGTGGAGGTCCTACACCCTTTGACCGCATCCTGGCGACTCGCTTTGGGGTTGCTGCAGTAAATACATGGCTTCAGGGTAATTATAATGTCATGGTTGCCTTTTTAGGGGGAAGGGTAACTACGGTGCCTTTAAGCGAAGGAATAAAAAAATTAAAATTAGTCCCCGTTGATTCAGAATTAATTGTAACCGCTAAAGCAATAGGTATAAGTTTTGGAGATGAATGA
- a CDS encoding acyl-CoA dehydrogenase — MDFRLSEEHELLRQTVRDFAEKEVAPSAAERDEQERFDREIFKKMAELGLTGIPWPEEYGGAGMDYIAYAIAVEELSRVCASTGVTLSAHVSLGSFPIYKYGTEEQKQKYLKPLALGEKLGAFGLTEPSAGSDAGSLKTTAVRDGDYYILNGSKIFITNGGEAEIYVVFATVDKSKGHRGISAFIVEKGTPGFSFGKKEKKLGIRSSPTVELVFENCRIPKENLLGEEGQGFKIALSTLDGGRIGIAAQAVGIAQGAYEAAVKYAKERTQFGKPIAEFQGVSFVLADMATKIQAARLLVYHAAWLESNNLPYGKAAAMAKLFASETAMEVTTKAVQIFGGYGYTREYPVERMMRDAKITEIYEGTSEVQRIVISSYILKEF, encoded by the coding sequence ATGGATTTTCGTTTATCCGAAGAACACGAATTATTACGACAAACGGTAAGAGATTTTGCCGAAAAAGAAGTAGCACCTTCAGCAGCCGAAAGGGACGAACAAGAAAGATTTGATCGGGAAATCTTTAAGAAAATGGCCGAATTGGGATTAACAGGCATTCCCTGGCCGGAAGAATACGGTGGGGCCGGCATGGATTACATTGCTTATGCCATAGCAGTGGAAGAACTTTCCCGGGTTTGCGCCTCCACGGGAGTAACGTTATCCGCCCATGTCTCTTTAGGTAGTTTCCCCATTTATAAATACGGTACGGAAGAACAAAAGCAAAAATATTTAAAACCACTGGCTTTGGGAGAAAAACTTGGTGCTTTTGGTCTCACCGAGCCTTCTGCCGGTAGCGATGCCGGTTCCCTAAAAACTACTGCTGTCCGGGATGGCGATTATTACATTTTAAACGGGTCAAAAATTTTCATAACGAATGGTGGGGAAGCGGAAATCTATGTAGTTTTTGCTACCGTCGATAAATCTAAAGGACACAGAGGAATTTCCGCTTTTATTGTTGAAAAAGGGACCCCGGGCTTTTCTTTCGGTAAGAAAGAAAAGAAGTTAGGCATTCGTTCCTCTCCAACGGTGGAGTTAGTATTTGAAAACTGCAGAATTCCCAAAGAAAATCTTTTAGGAGAGGAAGGTCAGGGGTTTAAAATTGCCTTATCTACTTTAGATGGCGGACGCATCGGTATTGCTGCTCAGGCTGTAGGTATTGCCCAGGGAGCTTATGAAGCTGCTGTAAAATATGCCAAGGAAAGAACCCAGTTCGGAAAGCCCATAGCTGAATTTCAAGGAGTAAGTTTTGTTTTAGCGGATATGGCAACTAAAATCCAGGCGGCAAGGTTGTTAGTTTATCATGCTGCCTGGCTTGAATCAAACAATCTGCCCTATGGTAAGGCAGCGGCAATGGCTAAACTTTTTGCTTCGGAAACGGCAATGGAAGTAACTACAAAAGCCGTGCAAATTTTCGGAGGCTATGGTTATACCCGTGAATATCCTGTAGAACGAATGATGAGAGATGCTAAAATCACCGAAATTTATGAAGGTACCAGTGAAGTACAAAGAATAGTTATTTCTTCGTATATCTTAAAGGAGTTTTAA
- a CDS encoding acetyl-CoA hydrolase/transferase family protein, with translation MPATPSAEYQKKLVDVDHALSLIKDNDNIVVSLGAAEPLLLLEGLGKKALELKGVKVYQILPVHSPSYLKPELSDNIRHISFFAGKPVRELIHQGYAEAIPCNFHDVPRIIQDYLDVDVFMTTVSPMDEHGFFSLGTSVDYSLAALKKAKKVIVEVNPNMPRTLGQGIVHISEIDFLIESKRELPELPSEDLKPEDYRIGEFIAELVEDESTLQLGIGAIPNAVAKLLLNKRDLGIHTEMITDSMVDLVEAGVVTGRAKTLHPYKIIGTFAFGSKKLYKFLNNNPMVEMHPVSYTNNPWVIGQNKKMVSINTTIEIDLWGQCASESIGTKIYSGSGGQADFARGVLYSPGGKGIIALYSTAKDGQISKIVPTLKPGAIVTNSKNDVDYVVTEFGVAKLRGKTYRERAKALINIAHPDFRDELKFQAKKLNIL, from the coding sequence ATGCCAGCAACACCTTCAGCAGAATACCAAAAAAAACTGGTAGATGTAGACCACGCCCTTTCTTTGATAAAAGATAACGATAATATTGTGGTTTCCCTTGGTGCAGCAGAACCATTACTTCTTTTGGAAGGTTTAGGTAAAAAAGCTTTGGAATTAAAAGGAGTTAAAGTTTACCAAATACTGCCCGTCCATTCTCCATCTTACTTAAAACCAGAATTGAGCGATAACATAAGGCACATATCATTTTTCGCTGGCAAACCGGTCCGGGAGTTAATCCATCAGGGGTATGCCGAGGCAATTCCCTGTAACTTTCATGATGTTCCCCGAATTATTCAGGATTATTTAGATGTCGATGTTTTTATGACAACGGTTTCGCCCATGGATGAACATGGTTTTTTTAGCCTGGGAACATCGGTGGATTATTCGCTGGCCGCTCTTAAAAAAGCCAAAAAAGTAATAGTTGAAGTAAATCCGAATATGCCAAGGACTCTGGGACAAGGAATAGTGCATATTTCCGAAATAGATTTTTTAATTGAAAGCAAGCGCGAGCTTCCTGAACTTCCTTCGGAAGATCTCAAACCGGAAGATTACCGGATAGGTGAGTTTATTGCTGAACTGGTGGAAGATGAGTCAACTCTGCAGTTGGGAATTGGTGCTATACCCAACGCAGTTGCGAAACTCTTATTAAACAAACGCGACTTGGGCATTCATACCGAGATGATTACTGACAGCATGGTCGATTTAGTAGAAGCGGGTGTGGTTACAGGACGGGCTAAAACACTTCATCCCTATAAAATAATTGGTACCTTTGCCTTTGGTTCCAAAAAACTTTATAAGTTTTTAAACAATAACCCAATGGTTGAAATGCACCCTGTTTCGTATACCAATAATCCGTGGGTGATTGGTCAAAACAAAAAAATGGTTTCCATCAATACAACAATAGAAATTGATTTATGGGGGCAATGTGCATCCGAAAGTATAGGCACAAAAATTTACAGCGGTAGCGGCGGTCAGGCAGACTTTGCCCGTGGGGTTTTGTATTCTCCCGGGGGTAAAGGTATAATTGCCCTTTATTCTACAGCAAAAGACGGACAGATTTCCAAAATTGTTCCCACATTAAAACCGGGAGCTATAGTCACCAACTCAAAAAACGATGTTGATTATGTTGTTACGGAATTTGGTGTAGCCAAACTTCGGGGAAAGACCTACAGAGAAAGAGCTAAAGCCCTAATAAACATAGCCCATCCCGATTTCAGAGACGAACTTAAGTTTCAAGCAAAAAAGTTAAATATATTGTAA
- a CDS encoding electron transfer flavoprotein subunit beta/FixA family protein: MKLVVLLKQTFDTEAKIVLKDGKIDDSGVTLIINPYDEFAVEEALRIKEKLGQGEVVVVSAGSDRAQEALRQALAMGADRAVLVKTDGLQLDEMVVAEVLAKVLQQMEYDLILAGWRAIDDSSAQVGVRVAEILGLPQINLVTKLEVGEGKITGHREIEGGTEVVEVPLPALVTAQRGLNEPRYPSMKGIMQAKKKELKVINAADLGVNATPKVEIKEIFLPKGKQAGKIFTDEPAVAVAKLVKALREEAKVI; this comes from the coding sequence ATGAAATTAGTAGTCCTTTTAAAGCAAACCTTTGACACCGAAGCCAAGATAGTATTAAAGGACGGGAAAATTGACGACAGCGGGGTAACCTTAATCATTAACCCCTACGACGAATTTGCGGTAGAAGAAGCACTAAGGATCAAGGAAAAACTTGGGCAGGGGGAGGTAGTGGTAGTATCGGCGGGGAGTGATAGGGCTCAGGAAGCATTACGGCAGGCCTTAGCCATGGGAGCCGACCGGGCGGTACTGGTCAAAACCGACGGCCTGCAGTTAGATGAAATGGTGGTAGCCGAAGTACTGGCGAAAGTGCTGCAGCAAATGGAATACGACCTTATTTTAGCCGGCTGGCGGGCCATTGACGACAGTTCCGCCCAGGTAGGGGTACGGGTAGCCGAGATTTTAGGCTTACCCCAAATTAACCTTGTCACCAAATTAGAAGTAGGGGAAGGCAAGATTACCGGCCACCGGGAAATCGAAGGTGGTACCGAAGTGGTAGAAGTGCCTCTACCGGCCCTTGTTACCGCCCAGCGGGGGTTAAATGAGCCGCGGTATCCTTCCATGAAAGGCATCATGCAGGCCAAGAAAAAAGAGTTAAAGGTCATAAACGCCGCAGACCTGGGGGTAAATGCCACGCCCAAGGTAGAGATAAAAGAAATCTTTCTTCCCAAAGGCAAGCAGGCGGGGAAAATCTTCACCGATGAGCCGGCGGTAGCGGTAGCCAAGTTAGTCAAAGCCTTACGGGAAGAAGCCAAGGTAATATAG